GGGTTCGGGCGAGCGGATCGCCATTACCATCGTACACGTGATCGGTTCTGCCGAGTTACATTTTTCGCCACGAGTGTACAGCTATTTCACTGTGCAAATCACACCCACGGATATGCGAGACGCGTATCTCGTCGGCGCGGGACAGTCTGACTATGGGGCTTTTCCGGAGGAGAGCTACCGGTCGCTGTTCCGAACGGCGTTCGAAGCGGCCACTGACAGTGTACCGAACGGACTCGAGCCGAGCGATATTGACGAAGCGTTCGTCGGCAATCTCGGCGTTGGCGGGCGACAGCTCGGTCTCTCGGGACCGGCCGTCACCGAACACGTCGGACTCGGCGGCGTCCCCTGTACGCGCGTCGAAAACGCCTGTGCGGCCAGCGGCTTCGCGACCAGACAGGCCGTCCAGGCCGTCAAATCGGGGATGGCCGACGTCGTCCTCGCGGGCGGCTTCGAGATCATGTCGGACATGAGTTCGGACGCGACGAAGTACTGGCTCGGCGTCTCCGGTGAGACGGAGTGGGAACGGCTCTCCGGAACGACCTTCTCGGGCGTCTACGCCCAGATGGCCTCGGTTCACATGGAGACGTATGGCACCACGCGCGAACAGCTCTCGAGAGTGGCCGTCAAGAACCACTCGAACGGCGCGAAGAACCCCCACGCCCAGTTAGGATTCGAGTGTTCGCTCGAGGACGCCCAGTCCGCTCCGGTCGTCGCGGATCCCCTCAACCTCTATCACTGCTGTCCGACCTCCGACGGCGCGGCCTGCGCCCTCATCGTCAGCGAGGACGTTGTGGACGAGTACACCGACGATCCCATCAGAGTTGCCGGCGTCGGTGCGGGCAGCGACAACGTCGGCCTCTTCCAGCGCGACAGTTACACCGGCGTGCCGGCGAGCCAGCGCGCCGCCGAGACGGCCTACGAAATGGCTGGCGTCGAACCCGACGACCTCGACTTCGCGGAGGTCCACGACTGCTTTGCCATCGCCGAGCTGCTGGCGTACGAGGACCTCGGATTCTGTGAGAAAGGCGAGGCCGGCCAACTGATCGAATCCGGCGAGACCGAGATCGGGGGTTCCCTCCCGGTCAACACCTCCGGCGGACTAAAGTCCAAGG
Above is a window of Natronorubrum tibetense GA33 DNA encoding:
- a CDS encoding thiolase domain-containing protein, with amino-acid sequence MRDAYLVGAGQSDYGAFPEESYRSLFRTAFEAATDSVPNGLEPSDIDEAFVGNLGVGGRQLGLSGPAVTEHVGLGGVPCTRVENACAASGFATRQAVQAVKSGMADVVLAGGFEIMSDMSSDATKYWLGVSGETEWERLSGTTFSGVYAQMASVHMETYGTTREQLSRVAVKNHSNGAKNPHAQLGFECSLEDAQSAPVVADPLNLYHCCPTSDGAACALIVSEDVVDEYTDDPIRVAGVGAGSDNVGLFQRDSYTGVPASQRAAETAYEMAGVEPDDLDFAEVHDCFAIAELLAYEDLGFCEKGEAGQLIESGETEIGGSLPVNTSGGLKSKGHPIGATGAGQVVEAFKQLSGKAGERQVENPTRGLTHNVGGSGGASVIHIFENETEVST